From the genome of Chanos chanos chromosome 5, fChaCha1.1, whole genome shotgun sequence, one region includes:
- the cbx1b gene encoding chromobox protein homolog 1b, protein MSQASDPPADAPVVAEAAPPQTEIKQTTEGKKEEKRNAEEVLEEEEEEYVVEKVLDRRLVKGKFEYLLKWKGFSDEDNTWEPEDNLDCPDLIAEFLQSQKKANESGKRQAEPDTDGAGEESRPKRRKDESEKLRGFARGLDPERIIGATDSSGELMFLMKWRNSDEADLVPAKEANVRCPQVVISFYEERLTWHSYPTEEEEKKDDKN, encoded by the exons ATGAGCCAGGCATCGGATCCTCCTGCCGATGCTCCTGTTGTGGCGGAAG CTGCACCTCCTCAAACTGAGATCAAGCAGAcaacagaagggaaaaaagaggagaagagaaacgCTGAGGAGGtactggaggaagaggaagaggagtatGTTGTAGAGAAAGTTTTGGATCGACGTCTGGTGAAAGGAAAGTTTGAATATCTTCTTAAGTGGAAAGGATTCTCAGA TGAGGACAACACATGGGAACCGGAGGATAACCTCGACTGCCCGGATCTTATCGCAGAATTTCTGCAATCTCAGAAGAAGGCAAATGAATCAGGGAAGAGACAGGCTGAGCCTGATACCGATGGCGCCGGGGAGGAGAGCCGACCCAAAAGGAGAAAAGATGAG TCAGAGAAACTGAGGGGCTTTGCTCGAGGTCTAGATCCGGAGAGAATCATTGGAGCCACAGATTCGAGTGGAGAACTTATGTTCCTTATGAAATG GAGGAACTCTGATGAGGCCGACCTCGTCCCTGCTAAGGAAGCGAACGTGAGATGTCCGCAGGTCGTCATCTCTTTCTACGAGGAGAGACTCACCTGGCACTCATACcccacagaggaggaggagaagaaagacgataaaaactag
- the nfe2l1b gene encoding endoplasmic reticulum membrane sensor NFE2L1b isoform X2, which translates to MLFLKKYFTEGLIQFTILLSLIGVRVDVDTYLSNQLPPLREIILGPSSAYTQTQFHNLRNTLDGYGIHPKSVDLDHFFATRRLLNQVRSLDHLRVPSTQLNAWLVHRDPETVVSASSQSSPSIALDNGGNLEDLNNPESSAMRGTSGTSEPTYSSSGQDNLGAVAPEDGQDPGDTEGSDDLTKEDIDLIDILWRQDIDLGAGREVFSYSGRQKESDTDKLNDENQTGEEEESWRNGLNLQDGQTVSPVDGETGETIPGQFQTPDASSQLRIIPTEEAPSTSQGLPLPALLPQSPPPLDLEQQWQDIMAIMELQDMEVNNTAENPLADSNSDSVHSAVADTEPGTMETFGLPRSTLINQDVSLHQASLPSCSQDFPTLFNADLDASGGQRPALLRLSSSNSSNINSTFGVTNLTGLLLPPLLNGTNNLTSTPVLSDPFTSLLEESMLDEISLLDLAMEEGFSQAQASQLEDELDSDSGLSLDSSRSPASPSNSETSCSSAASSSSTSANFSEEGAVGYSTDSEVAAAEVEEGAVGGYQPEYSKLCRMSFQDPSQFHGLPQLDNVNHNHTYNLPLGSASPYPEPPQLPGTCGKKGRDKQPQHTKLQPPCDFLDKQSSRDERRARAMKIPFSNDKIINLPVEEFNELLAKHHLSEAQLALIRDIRRRGKNKMAAQNCRKRKLDTILNLEQGVQDLRRDKARLLKEKMEFLRSIKQMKQKVQSLYQEVFSQLRDEEGRPFPPSEYSLQYGADGSVLVMPRSASAEQSRKPDKKQKDKKK; encoded by the exons ATGCTTTTCTTGAAAAAGTACTTCACAGAGGGCCTGATTCAGTTCACTATCCTCCTGAGTCTCATTGGGGTGCGGGTGGACGTGGACACTTATCTAAGCAACCAGCTCCCCCCACTGCGTGAGATCATCCTGGGCCCCAGCTCGGCCTACACCCAGACCCAGTTCCACAACCTCCGCAACACCCTGGACGGCTATGGAATCCATCCCAAAAGCGTGGACCTCGACCACTTCTTCGCCACCCGCCGGCTGCTGAATCAGGTGCGCTCCCTGGATCACCTGCGCGTACCCAGCACCCAGCTGAACGCCTGGCTAGTGCACCGGGACCCTGAGACTGTGGTGTCCGCCAGCAGCCAGTCCAGCCCCAGCATTGCCTTGGACAATGGGGGGAACCTGGAGGACCTGAACAACCCTGAGAGCTCGGCCATGAGGGGCACCAGCGGGACCTCTGAACCCACCTACAGCTCAAGCGGACAGGACAACCTGGGAGCAGTGGCCCCTGAGGACGGCCAGGACCCCGGGGACACGGAGGGCAGTGATGACCTTACCAAAGAG GACATCGACCTGATCGACATCCTGTGGCGGCAGGATATTGACCTCGGCGCGGGACGGGAGGTGTTCAGCTACAGCGGCAGACAGAAGGAGAGcgacacagacaaactcaacgATGAGAACCAGACtggggaagaagaggagagctGGAGGAACGGGCTCAACCTGCAGGACGGGCAGACAGTGAGTCCCGTCGACGGAGAGACCGGGGAAACCATACCTGGACAG TTCCAAACTCCAGATGCCAGCTCTCAGTTGAGAATAATTCCCACTGAAGAGGCGCCGTCTACGTCACAGGGGCTCCCCCTACCTGCCCTTCTGCCCCAGTCACCCCCTCCCCTGGACCTGGAGCAGCAGTGGCAGGACATAATGGCTATAATGGAGCTACAG GACATGGAGGTGAACAACACGGCGGAGAACCCTCTCGCAGACAGTAACTCAGACAGCGTCCACAGCGCCGTCGCCGACACGGAACCTGGAACGATGGAGACATTCGGCCTCCCCCGCTCGACCCTCATCAACCAAGACGTCAGCCTCCACCAGGCGTCCCTCCCCAGCTGCAGCCAGGACTTCCCCACGCTCTTCAACGCCGACCTGGATGCCTCTGGAGGCCAAAGGCCGGCACTCCTCAGGCTCTCCTCCAGCAACTCCTCCAACATCAACTCCACGTTCGGGGTCACTAACCTGACAGGACTGCTCCTCCCACCGCTTCTCAACGGCACCAACAACCTCACCTCCACCCCGGTGCTGTCCGACCCCTTCACCAGTCTTCTGGAAGAATCCATGCTGGATGAGATAAGCCTGCTGGACCTGGCCATGGAGGAGGGCTTCAGCCAGGCCCAGGCCTCCCAGCTGGAAGATGAACTGGACTCTGACTCGGGCCTCTCTCTGGACTCCAGCCGCAGCCCCGCGTCTCCCAGCAACTCAGAGACGTCCTGCTCCTCGGCCgcgtcctcctcctccacctccgcCAACTTCTCCGAGGAAGGAGCCGTCGGCTACAGCACCGACTCCGAGGTTGCGGCCGCAGAGGTCGAGGAGGGTGCCGTCGGGGGTTATCAGCCCGAATACAGCAAGCTGTGTCGCATGAGCTTTCAAGACCCCTCCCAGTTTCACGGCCTCCCTCAGCTCGACAACgtcaaccacaaccacaccTACAACCTTCCGCTGGGGTCTGCCTCGCCGTACCCGGAACCGCCCCAGCTGCCCGGGACCTGCGGCAAAAAGGGGCGGGACAAGCAGCCGCAGCACACGAAGCTCCAGCCGCCGTGCGACTTCCTGGACAAGCAGTCGAGCAGGGACGAGCGTCGGGCGCGGGCCATGAAGATCCCGTTCTCCAACGACAAGATCATCAACCTGCCCGTGGAGGAGTTCAACGAGCTCCTGGCCAAACACCACCTCAGCGAGGCCCAGCTGGCGCTGATCCGGGACATACGCCGGCGCGGCAAGAACAAAATGGCCGCCCAGAACTGCCGCAAACGCAAGCTGGACACCATCCTCAACCTTGAGCAAGGCGTTCAGGACCTCCGGCGCGACAAAGCCCGGCTGCTGAAGGAGAAGATGGAGTTCCTGCGCTCCATCAAGCAGATGAAGCAGAAAGTGCAGAGCCTTTACCAGGAGGTGTTTTCCCAGCTGCGGGACGAGGAAGGCCGCCCGTTCCCGCCCAGCGAGTACTCCCTGCAGTACGGCGCCGACGGCAGCGTCCTGGTCATGCCTCGCAGCGCGAGCGCGGAGCAGAGCCGCAAACCCgacaaaaaacagaaggacaaaaagaaatga
- the nfe2l1b gene encoding endoplasmic reticulum membrane sensor NFE2L1b isoform X1, which translates to MLFLKKYFTEGLIQFTILLSLIGVRVDVDTYLSNQLPPLREIILGPSSAYTQTQFHNLRNTLDGYGIHPKSVDLDHFFATRRLLNQVRSLDHLRVPSTQLNAWLVHRDPETVVSASSQSSPSIALDNGGNLEDLNNPESSAMRGTSGTSEPTYSSSGQDNLGAVAPEDGQDPGDTEGSDDLTKEDIDLIDILWRQDIDLGAGREVFSYSGRQKESDTDKLNDENQTGEEEESWRNGLNLQDGQTVSPVDGETGETIPGQLPGLGAQTSLSLQECLRLLEATFPFGEESEFQTPDASSQLRIIPTEEAPSTSQGLPLPALLPQSPPPLDLEQQWQDIMAIMELQDMEVNNTAENPLADSNSDSVHSAVADTEPGTMETFGLPRSTLINQDVSLHQASLPSCSQDFPTLFNADLDASGGQRPALLRLSSSNSSNINSTFGVTNLTGLLLPPLLNGTNNLTSTPVLSDPFTSLLEESMLDEISLLDLAMEEGFSQAQASQLEDELDSDSGLSLDSSRSPASPSNSETSCSSAASSSSTSANFSEEGAVGYSTDSEVAAAEVEEGAVGGYQPEYSKLCRMSFQDPSQFHGLPQLDNVNHNHTYNLPLGSASPYPEPPQLPGTCGKKGRDKQPQHTKLQPPCDFLDKQSSRDERRARAMKIPFSNDKIINLPVEEFNELLAKHHLSEAQLALIRDIRRRGKNKMAAQNCRKRKLDTILNLEQGVQDLRRDKARLLKEKMEFLRSIKQMKQKVQSLYQEVFSQLRDEEGRPFPPSEYSLQYGADGSVLVMPRSASAEQSRKPDKKQKDKKK; encoded by the exons ATGCTTTTCTTGAAAAAGTACTTCACAGAGGGCCTGATTCAGTTCACTATCCTCCTGAGTCTCATTGGGGTGCGGGTGGACGTGGACACTTATCTAAGCAACCAGCTCCCCCCACTGCGTGAGATCATCCTGGGCCCCAGCTCGGCCTACACCCAGACCCAGTTCCACAACCTCCGCAACACCCTGGACGGCTATGGAATCCATCCCAAAAGCGTGGACCTCGACCACTTCTTCGCCACCCGCCGGCTGCTGAATCAGGTGCGCTCCCTGGATCACCTGCGCGTACCCAGCACCCAGCTGAACGCCTGGCTAGTGCACCGGGACCCTGAGACTGTGGTGTCCGCCAGCAGCCAGTCCAGCCCCAGCATTGCCTTGGACAATGGGGGGAACCTGGAGGACCTGAACAACCCTGAGAGCTCGGCCATGAGGGGCACCAGCGGGACCTCTGAACCCACCTACAGCTCAAGCGGACAGGACAACCTGGGAGCAGTGGCCCCTGAGGACGGCCAGGACCCCGGGGACACGGAGGGCAGTGATGACCTTACCAAAGAG GACATCGACCTGATCGACATCCTGTGGCGGCAGGATATTGACCTCGGCGCGGGACGGGAGGTGTTCAGCTACAGCGGCAGACAGAAGGAGAGcgacacagacaaactcaacgATGAGAACCAGACtggggaagaagaggagagctGGAGGAACGGGCTCAACCTGCAGGACGGGCAGACAGTGAGTCCCGTCGACGGAGAGACCGGGGAAACCATACCTGGACAG CTGCCCGGCCTCGGTGCCCAGACCTCACTGTCCCTCCAGGAATGCTTGAGGCTCTTGGAAGCCACCTTCCCGTTCGGAGAGGAGTCTGAG TTCCAAACTCCAGATGCCAGCTCTCAGTTGAGAATAATTCCCACTGAAGAGGCGCCGTCTACGTCACAGGGGCTCCCCCTACCTGCCCTTCTGCCCCAGTCACCCCCTCCCCTGGACCTGGAGCAGCAGTGGCAGGACATAATGGCTATAATGGAGCTACAG GACATGGAGGTGAACAACACGGCGGAGAACCCTCTCGCAGACAGTAACTCAGACAGCGTCCACAGCGCCGTCGCCGACACGGAACCTGGAACGATGGAGACATTCGGCCTCCCCCGCTCGACCCTCATCAACCAAGACGTCAGCCTCCACCAGGCGTCCCTCCCCAGCTGCAGCCAGGACTTCCCCACGCTCTTCAACGCCGACCTGGATGCCTCTGGAGGCCAAAGGCCGGCACTCCTCAGGCTCTCCTCCAGCAACTCCTCCAACATCAACTCCACGTTCGGGGTCACTAACCTGACAGGACTGCTCCTCCCACCGCTTCTCAACGGCACCAACAACCTCACCTCCACCCCGGTGCTGTCCGACCCCTTCACCAGTCTTCTGGAAGAATCCATGCTGGATGAGATAAGCCTGCTGGACCTGGCCATGGAGGAGGGCTTCAGCCAGGCCCAGGCCTCCCAGCTGGAAGATGAACTGGACTCTGACTCGGGCCTCTCTCTGGACTCCAGCCGCAGCCCCGCGTCTCCCAGCAACTCAGAGACGTCCTGCTCCTCGGCCgcgtcctcctcctccacctccgcCAACTTCTCCGAGGAAGGAGCCGTCGGCTACAGCACCGACTCCGAGGTTGCGGCCGCAGAGGTCGAGGAGGGTGCCGTCGGGGGTTATCAGCCCGAATACAGCAAGCTGTGTCGCATGAGCTTTCAAGACCCCTCCCAGTTTCACGGCCTCCCTCAGCTCGACAACgtcaaccacaaccacaccTACAACCTTCCGCTGGGGTCTGCCTCGCCGTACCCGGAACCGCCCCAGCTGCCCGGGACCTGCGGCAAAAAGGGGCGGGACAAGCAGCCGCAGCACACGAAGCTCCAGCCGCCGTGCGACTTCCTGGACAAGCAGTCGAGCAGGGACGAGCGTCGGGCGCGGGCCATGAAGATCCCGTTCTCCAACGACAAGATCATCAACCTGCCCGTGGAGGAGTTCAACGAGCTCCTGGCCAAACACCACCTCAGCGAGGCCCAGCTGGCGCTGATCCGGGACATACGCCGGCGCGGCAAGAACAAAATGGCCGCCCAGAACTGCCGCAAACGCAAGCTGGACACCATCCTCAACCTTGAGCAAGGCGTTCAGGACCTCCGGCGCGACAAAGCCCGGCTGCTGAAGGAGAAGATGGAGTTCCTGCGCTCCATCAAGCAGATGAAGCAGAAAGTGCAGAGCCTTTACCAGGAGGTGTTTTCCCAGCTGCGGGACGAGGAAGGCCGCCCGTTCCCGCCCAGCGAGTACTCCCTGCAGTACGGCGCCGACGGCAGCGTCCTGGTCATGCCTCGCAGCGCGAGCGCGGAGCAGAGCCGCAAACCCgacaaaaaacagaaggacaaaaagaaatga
- the phkg2 gene encoding phosphorylase b kinase gamma catalytic chain, liver/testis isoform encodes MTRDIEVGDELPDWVGAKEFYQKYDPKEVIGRGVSSVVRRCVHKQTGQELAVKIIEITAEKMTEQQLEEVKSSTLKEIQVLNMVKGHPSIITLVDSYESTTFIFLVFDLMRRGELFDYLTEKVTLGEKETRSIMRALLEAVQYLHSLSIVHRDLKPENILLDDQGHIKLSDFGFSVQLEPGEKLRELCGTPGYLAPEILKCSMDETHEGYGREVDLWACGVILFTLLAGSPPFWHRKQLLMLRMIMEGRYQFSSPEWDDRSSTVKDLICGLLELEPAKRLTAEQALAHPFFCQYQREKVRLFSPRKTFRVMIWTVLGCIRIQCRYHRARPLTRELLARDPYSLRGVRKLIDGCAFRIYGHWVKKGEQQNRAALFQNTTKVFLLGLEEFDN; translated from the exons ATGACGCGTGACATAGAAGTGGGAGATGAGCTACCCGATTGGGTAGGGGCTAAGGAGTTCTATCAAAAGTATGATCCCAAAGAAGTTATTGGCAG AGGCGTAAGTAGCGTGGTGCGCCGATGTGTTCACAAACAGACAGGTCAAGAGCTCGCGGTGAAGATCATAGAAATAACCGCAGAGAAGATGACAGAACAACAGTTAGAGGAAGTGAAAAGCTCCACTTTAAAAGAGATCCAGGTCCTCAATATGGTGAAGGGACACCCGTCTATCA TCACACTCGTTGATTCTTACGAGTCTACAACCTTCATATTTTTAGTATTTGATCT CATGAGAAGAGGAGAACTTTTTGATTATTTAACGGAGAAAGTCACTCTTGGCGAGAAGGAGACCAG GAGTATAATGCGAGCGCTGCTGGAAGCCGTCCAGTATCTCCATTCTCTCAGCATCGTTCACCGGGACCTGAAACCAGAGAACATCCTGCTGGACGACCAGGGCCACATCAAACTCTCCGACTTCGGTTTCTCCGTCCAGCTGGAGCCTGGAGAGAAGCTGAGGG AGCTGTGTGGAACTCCAGGTTACCTAGCACCGGAGATTCTCAAATGTTCCATGGACGAGACGCACGAGGGATATGGGAGAGAGGTGGACCT GTGGGCGTGTGGCGTGATTCTGTTTACCCTGTTAGCTGGATCTCCACCCTTCTGGCATCGCAAACAGCTCCTGATGCTCCGCATGATTATGGAGGGTCGGTACCAGTTCAGTTCTCCAGAGTGGGACGACAGGTCCAGCACCGTGAAAGACCTG attTGCGGGCTGTTGGAGCTGGAGCCGGCGAAGCGTCTGACGGCTGAACAGGCCTTGGCTCATCCCTTCTTCTGCCAGTACCAGAGGGAGAAGGTTCGCCTCTTCAGCCCCAGAAAGACCTTcaga GTCATGATCTGGACCGTGCTGGGCTGTATTCGCATACAGTGCCGGTACCACAGGGCACGACCCTTGACCCGTGAGCTCCTGGCCAGGGACCCTTACTCGTTGCGCGGTGTGCGTAAGCTGATTGACGGCTGCGCTTTCCGGATATACGGACACTGGGTGAAGAAAGGGGAACAGCAGAACCGAGCGGCCCTCTTCCAAAACACCACGAAAGTTTTTCTTCTGGGTCTGGAAGAGTTTGACAATTAA
- the cfap119 gene encoding cilia- and flagella-associated protein 119 — MEEIDKIESDATPELERILCRALGVEAAEPRRGILVDLYLNILLFCREMKYNKEQTSVLLSIVKNVHQTNAETSFNNMDDCWTYLTHLLLCHSVTRPPFSISLFSSEQVTQFTKYFINTYMRHYVLYKYIFTPQVCLDLSLSYCGLPQHTAPDQEAFSECVSDGLRGPERESTEADTSYTDPSEIVSTCLEKIILSPSARPSSKAELRTIVQQEVKEEVMRLTAQLQQRLQESAEQLNSALVSLETNLKSKK, encoded by the exons ATGGAAGAAATTGACAAAATTGAGTCTGACGCCACACCAGAGCTGGAAAG GATCCTCTGTCGTGCTCTGGGTGTCGAGGCTGCTGAACCCAGAAGAGGGATTCTGGTCGACTTGTATTTGAACATCCTGTTGTTCTGCAGAGAGATGAAATACAACAAAGAGCAGacatctgttctcctctccatcGTCAAGAATGTACATCAGACCAACGCTG AAACGTCCTTTAACAACATGGATGACTGTTGGACTTACCTGACACATCTCCTGCTATGTCACTCAGTCACA AGACCACCTTTTAGCATCAGCCTCTTCAGCTCAGAACAAGTCACCCAGTTTACAAAGTATTTCATCAACACTTACATGCGACACTACGTCCTGTACAAGTACATATTTACACCTCAG GTCTGCCTAGACCTGTCTCTGTCCTACTGCGGGCTCCCACAGCACACGGCTCCTGACCAGGAGGCCTTTTCTG aATGTGTGTCAGATGGACTGCGTGGGccagaaagagagt CCACAGAAGCAG ATACAAGTTATACTGACCCATCAGAAATAGTTTCAACATGTTTAGAAAAAATTATCTTATCTCCCTCAGCACGTCCGTCCTCTAAGGCAGAGCTGAGGACAATAGTTCAACAGGAAGTGAAAGAGGAAGTGATGCGTTTGACTGCCCAGCTCCAACAGCGTTTGCAGGAAAGTGCAGAACAGCTGAACAGCGCGCTGGTGTCACTGGAGACGAATCTCAAAAgtaaaaagtga